The following coding sequences lie in one Oncorhynchus kisutch isolate 150728-3 linkage group LG17, Okis_V2, whole genome shotgun sequence genomic window:
- the agmat gene encoding guanidino acid hydrolase, mitochondrial, which translates to MLSLLKTSRIDILGTLRRSCIRITDTFSEVSAVCNKTLDRRRPCTTPRRLCSGKRYNVPPSAEFVARVSGIATMGKLPYQETADGLDAAFVGVPIDTGTSNRPGTRFGPRQIRAESAMLRAYNSGTRAAPYESLMVADIGDVNVNVYDLKDTCRRIREAYLTILATGCIPLTMGGDHTIAYPILQAVAEKHGPVGLIHVDAHADTSDVVLGEKIGHGTPFRRCVEEGLLDCKRVVQIGLRGTGYSPDAYEWSRAQGFRVVQVEECWFKSLVPLMAAVRTQMGTGPVYLSFDIDALDPAFAPGTGTPEIAGLTSIQGLEIIRGCHGLNLVGCDLVEVSPPYDTTGNTALTAANLLFEMMCVLPKTKYYD; encoded by the exons ATGCTGTCTCTTTTGAAAACGAGTCGAATTGACATTCTGGGAACGTTACGGCGGTCATGCATAAGAATTACCGATACTTTTTCGGAAGTGTCAGCAGTGTGCAACAAGACACTTGACAGGCGACGTCCATGTACCACCCCTAGACGACTTTGCTCAGGAAAGCGCTACAATGTCCCTCCGAGCGCCGAATTTGTAGCGAGGGTCTCTGGAATTGCTACAATGGGCAAGTTACCTTACCAAGAGACCGCAGATGGACTTGATGCAGCATTTGTTGGTGTTCCAATCGATACGGGTACTTCCAACCGACCTGGGACAAG ATTTGGCCCCCGTCAGATCAGAGCCGAGTCGGCCATGTTGAGGGCCTACAACAGTGGCACCCGGGCAGCCCCCTATGAGTCTctgatggttgctgatattgGGGACGTCAACGTCAACGTGTATGACCTAAAGGACACCTGCAGACGAATCCGGGAAGCCTACCTTACAATCCTGGCCACGGGCTGTATCCCCCTTACTATGG GTGGTGATCACACCATAGCATACCCTATTCTCCAAGCAGTTGCTGAGAA ACACGGCCCTGTGGGTCTCATCCATGTGGATGCTCATGCCGACACAAGTGACGTGGTCCTGGGGGAGAAGATTGGCCACGGGACACCCTTCAGGCGCTGTGTGGAGGAGGGCCTGCTAGACTGCAAGAGGGTCGTCCAGATAGGCTTGCGTGGTACAGGTTACTCACCTGATGCCTATGAGTGGAGCCGAGCACAG GGATTCCGTGTGGTTCAGGTGGAGGAGTGTTGGTTCAAGTCCCTGGTTCCTCTCATGGCTGCGGTTCGGACTCAGATGGGGACGGGTCCAGTCTACCTCAGCTTTGATATCGATGCTTTAGACCCAGCCTTTGCCCCTGGAACAGGCACACCAGAGATAGCAGGCCTCACATCCATACAA GGACTAGAAATCATCCGGGGCTGCCATGGCCTAAACCTGGTGGGGTGTGATTTAGTGGAGGTGTCTCCACCCTAtgacaccacag GCAATACAGCACTGACTGCCGCCAACCTGCTCTTTGAAATGATGTGTGTCCTTCCAAAGACAAAATATTATGACTAA